A window of Candidatus Bathyarchaeota archaeon contains these coding sequences:
- a CDS encoding MBL fold metallo-hydrolase: MRSNIPVSARFTFHNVGQGLFYSGKINNFNFIYDCGSDNKNQIESVVENYKRNDLQGDHIGLLVISHLHSDHINGLYSLLYDSIGCQTTIDTVMLPYLEPTDRLMVALESSNPPEWLRDFWADPIYFLARKGVKRIILFGQNEPRPPEDDYVFQDYRFNNETDDKINVDKLPDDEDLIHKVQTTESSVVSRMIADRRLSAKRHDSSLLLAGFWIFRFFNRKVEDAFKTRFESCVRSVNGKDSLEEIIHDRKKLGALRHCYSKLGGDFNDTSLVLYHGPLRGKPLQASFAGSFPCRYLSFMTIQSADKLTILHPSAVDYLLTGDINLNLAWPQMKVHFGSKLSRLDMALVPHHGSLKNWNQDVLKTTTNQCCWVISAGTNNKYGHPDKGVCSEITNNGNTFRCTNEAIEILTRSLLYP; encoded by the coding sequence ATGCGATCAAACATTCCAGTAAGCGCTAGGTTCACCTTTCACAATGTTGGACAAGGTCTTTTTTATAGCGGCAAAATAAACAACTTTAACTTTATTTACGACTGCGGATCAGACAATAAAAACCAGATTGAATCGGTAGTTGAAAATTACAAAAGGAATGACTTGCAAGGTGATCATATTGGTTTACTGGTCATTTCACATTTACACTCAGATCATATAAATGGACTTTATTCTTTATTATATGATTCAATTGGATGTCAAACAACCATTGACACCGTTATGCTTCCCTATTTAGAACCAACAGATCGACTTATGGTCGCCTTAGAATCCAGCAATCCACCCGAATGGTTGCGTGATTTTTGGGCAGATCCCATTTATTTCTTGGCAAGAAAAGGTGTGAAAAGGATAATTCTCTTTGGGCAAAACGAGCCTAGACCTCCTGAGGACGACTATGTGTTTCAGGATTACCGTTTTAATAACGAAACGGATGACAAGATAAACGTAGACAAACTACCGGATGATGAAGACTTGATTCATAAAGTCCAAACTACCGAGAGCTCGGTAGTCTCCCGAATGATTGCCGATAGAAGGCTATCTGCAAAAAGGCATGATTCAAGTCTGCTGTTGGCTGGCTTTTGGATTTTTAGATTCTTCAACCGCAAGGTGGAAGATGCCTTTAAAACTCGCTTTGAAAGCTGTGTACGAAGCGTTAACGGCAAGGACAGCTTAGAAGAAATCATTCATGATAGGAAGAAACTGGGTGCTTTACGACACTGCTATAGCAAGCTTGGTGGCGATTTTAACGATACTTCGCTTGTTTTATATCACGGTCCGCTTCGAGGAAAACCACTCCAAGCAAGTTTTGCTGGCTCTTTTCCATGCCGATATCTCTCTTTTATGACAATCCAATCCGCAGATAAACTGACAATTCTTCATCCGTCAGCGGTTGACTATCTGCTCACGGGCGATATTAATCTGAATCTTGCTTGGCCCCAGATGAAAGTTCATTTTGGAAGTAAGCTTTCACGGCTCGATATGGCGCTTGTCCCACATCATGGTTCATTAAAGAATTGGAATCAAGATGTTTTGAAGACTACTACCAACCAATGTTGCTGGGTTATTTCAGCGGGTACTAACAATAAGTATGGGCATCCTGATAAGGGCGTTTGCTCGGAG
- a CDS encoding PQQ-binding-like beta-propeller repeat protein has translation MKKLATLLIALQICAILTLTNLAFANASSSSCLKDDLSLDFTQTQYSFIDPAESWFIFKFKATNIGNNVLLTHFDQYCVETPHNPAVQAPQGDVLLAPGESMWFKIVFQSGQLGYDPNVEQTINRTFCFQFFDNNHNWDSPNNTFQINQTIQIKVVNASPSQGGTLIQGTTVDENGNPLANVSIEVGSFGTKQPIMSGANGQFAIRLCESPVYFLTAQKEGYYAKTLEIDGNHIQQSYVVTLTRNQVSQTVTSTLTKQYSGTIGFWRCTATADESKLLLVNGMENWEDESIKTQSKLYLLNTATGNIIWTHDMGWESWTADITDDGKYVAFGTKLEGFQTGPPGFVNYIRLLNGTDGTTIWEKKITTQNFPNSTEGEHYTRAVKFSHDGNYLLVPVHGPYAYLLNREDGSIKWSVWIGSEVREVLFTKDNQYVYIPSSGGCLYKFRVVDGSLVWRQWIGCWPYVNGFDLSPNEAYLAVATKAGYFSLINTSDGTVRFTTDLHNGFSTCRFSPDGTKILVGGGLLTMFDLNGNVLWRCYEDFTDLRFSGDGKLIFLANGAVLDASGAKIYDILPDAGRSTKVGWVNSNATRYIFAIQDTRSIDAVNIIEVYTVNTQESNSPSPSPSPTPTPQTSGTSSSSSNSAGSNIIPEFPPSITVAVMLPVVLGIAAVAAKKRSSKSDNTKTST, from the coding sequence ATGAAGAAACTCGCCACTCTACTGATAGCTCTCCAAATATGCGCTATTTTAACGCTTACAAACCTCGCATTTGCCAATGCCTCTTCCTCTTCTTGTCTAAAAGACGACTTATCTCTTGATTTCACCCAAACCCAATACAGCTTTATTGACCCAGCAGAAAGCTGGTTTATTTTTAAATTTAAAGCCACAAACATCGGAAACAATGTTCTGCTTACACACTTCGATCAATACTGCGTCGAAACCCCCCATAACCCTGCAGTTCAGGCGCCTCAAGGCGACGTGCTCTTGGCTCCTGGAGAATCCATGTGGTTCAAAATAGTTTTCCAAAGTGGACAGTTAGGTTACGACCCCAATGTTGAGCAGACAATTAACCGCACCTTTTGTTTCCAGTTTTTTGACAATAACCACAACTGGGATAGCCCCAACAACACTTTCCAGATAAACCAAACCATCCAGATAAAAGTAGTTAACGCTTCTCCCTCACAAGGCGGCACCTTAATTCAAGGCACAACCGTAGATGAGAACGGTAACCCTTTAGCTAACGTTTCAATAGAAGTAGGCTCATTCGGCACAAAACAACCTATTATGTCAGGGGCAAATGGTCAATTCGCAATCAGACTCTGTGAAAGCCCCGTTTACTTCTTAACTGCCCAAAAAGAAGGATATTACGCAAAAACCCTTGAAATCGACGGCAACCACATACAACAATCATACGTTGTAACTCTTACCCGCAACCAAGTCTCCCAAACAGTAACTTCAACCTTAACTAAACAATACTCGGGGACCATAGGTTTTTGGAGATGCACCGCTACAGCTGACGAAAGTAAACTTTTACTAGTCAATGGGATGGAAAACTGGGAAGATGAATCCATCAAGACCCAATCAAAACTTTACCTGCTTAATACTGCTACAGGCAACATTATTTGGACTCATGACATGGGCTGGGAATCATGGACGGCAGACATCACTGACGACGGCAAATACGTGGCCTTTGGAACAAAACTTGAAGGCTTCCAAACAGGACCCCCAGGATTCGTTAATTACATACGTTTACTGAACGGAACAGACGGCACAACCATATGGGAAAAGAAAATTACAACACAAAACTTCCCCAACTCCACCGAAGGCGAACATTATACTCGCGCCGTAAAATTCTCACACGACGGAAACTACCTCCTTGTACCCGTCCACGGCCCATACGCTTACCTGCTTAACCGAGAAGATGGCTCTATCAAATGGTCTGTATGGATCGGTTCAGAAGTAAGAGAAGTCCTATTCACTAAAGATAACCAGTACGTTTACATTCCCTCAAGCGGCGGCTGCCTCTACAAATTCAGGGTCGTTGACGGCTCGCTGGTGTGGCGGCAATGGATAGGCTGCTGGCCGTATGTTAACGGTTTTGACCTGTCCCCTAACGAAGCCTATTTAGCGGTAGCAACAAAAGCAGGATACTTCTCCTTAATCAACACATCAGACGGCACCGTAAGGTTTACTACAGATTTGCACAACGGTTTTTCTACCTGCCGCTTTTCACCCGATGGCACAAAAATCTTGGTTGGCGGCGGCTTACTGACTATGTTTGACCTCAACGGTAACGTGTTGTGGCGTTGCTATGAAGATTTCACAGATCTCCGCTTTTCAGGTGACGGCAAATTAATTTTCCTCGCTAACGGCGCAGTCCTCGATGCTAGTGGCGCAAAAATTTACGACATTTTGCCGGATGCAGGTAGAAGCACAAAGGTTGGTTGGGTCAACTCAAACGCGACACGGTACATATTTGCAATTCAGGACACCCGCTCGATAGATGCAGTGAACATAATCGAAGTGTACACCGTTAACACTCAAGAATCGAACTCGCCGTCTCCGTCTCCTTCGCCAACCCCAACCCCCCAAACATCAGGCACATCCTCTTCGTCATCAAACTCTGCTGGCTCTAATATCATTCCAGAATTCCCACCAAGCATAACAGTGGCTGTTATGTTGCCTGTGGTGTTAGGTATAGCCGCGGTTGCTGCTAAAAAGAGATCATCGAAAAGCGACAATACGAAAACTTCAACTTAA
- a CDS encoding nucleoside 2-deoxyribosyltransferase, whose product MVELIRIYLAGPEVFLTNAKEIGEQKKALCRKYGFEGIFPLDKEIDAAGKSPREVGLCISRINEDLIRSCDAVIANLTPFRGPSADVGTVFEVGFAHGLGKKVLAYTNCAEPFKERTVKALNGEVSREFDGRLRDALGMFIEENDLVDNLMIDGCIHANAGLLVVEEAPLNQRFTFLGGFEKCLVAAQKLLKT is encoded by the coding sequence GTGGTTGAGTTGATTCGAATTTATCTTGCTGGACCCGAAGTCTTCCTCACAAACGCTAAAGAAATAGGAGAACAAAAAAAGGCGCTTTGCCGAAAATACGGCTTTGAAGGCATTTTTCCCCTCGACAAAGAGATTGACGCCGCTGGAAAAAGCCCCAGAGAAGTGGGGCTATGCATAAGCAGAATCAACGAGGACTTGATCAGAAGTTGCGACGCGGTTATCGCTAACCTTACGCCGTTTAGGGGTCCAAGCGCCGACGTGGGCACAGTGTTTGAAGTTGGGTTTGCGCATGGGTTAGGCAAGAAGGTTTTGGCCTACACAAACTGTGCAGAGCCCTTTAAGGAGCGTACAGTAAAAGCCCTCAATGGCGAAGTTAGTCGCGAATTTGATGGGCGTCTGCGGGATGCGTTGGGCATGTTTATCGAAGAGAATGACTTAGTCGATAACCTGATGATTGACGGTTGCATCCATGCTAATGCGGGGTTGTTGGTGGTTGAAGAGGCGCCATTGAATCAGAGGTTTACTTTTTTGGGTGGCTTTGAGAAGTGTTTGGTTGCTGCTCAAAAGTTGTTGAAAACCTGA
- a CDS encoding radical SAM protein, translated as MTNYDVRHCHKWAQLLIERKQKLDQAVCSVESGDFETAKKLSNQIFTGTPTGKQADPGMAGSLLYHMAMVTKMESETQVLLSELKIREPNVSAQLKKLYSDFYADAKEFLQSFLPLNYDADVIAQTKHLSSEEKIALFTKLKQEHKKIDAQLADKDPKAAKALVKLFDDWGQKVALMRLTQEYETIRGLLVLSELTKTLGYDAVEAAMVRVKEEFGKKTVNIALDVTLKVGMRREKLQSVMLSDHFINMTMDGATLDGNMEFLNCPIHGGHHYAQEKIGVDPKVSTLFCKHFCFAHANAMLDTVLPFPFTLWQPKLMASDGICQYYLKLAYSPKAQKAERFVPLVMSWNVTRECNMKCSHCYINATEKKLQNELTTQEGKALMDQIYEVSRPLLILSGGEPLLRPDIFELIEYGSKKGLKMGLGSTGYLIDDAVAKKLKTAGIATVSISLDSHIPQQHDEFRGVSGAWEKAVNACKALRKNDVLVQVNTTLTHENYDQIDDIMTLAESVGVENFHLFFLVPTGRGKKLTDISPQKYEDMITTTFAKVHRHRLNVRPSCAPQFMRIAKGMGLDMRQWIRGCIAGMHYCRIYPNGDVTPCPYLPIKLGNVREQSFKDIWFNSPVFKNLRNPNCLKGKCGECEYKIICGGCRARAYGLSSDFIDYCGDLHVPAAQTKDYLTEDPWCVYEPKKR; from the coding sequence TTGACCAATTACGATGTTAGACACTGCCATAAATGGGCTCAACTCCTCATTGAACGCAAACAGAAACTTGACCAAGCCGTTTGCTCCGTTGAGTCAGGAGACTTTGAAACCGCCAAGAAACTTTCCAACCAAATTTTCACCGGCACCCCAACGGGAAAGCAGGCTGACCCCGGCATGGCGGGTTCATTGCTCTATCACATGGCTATGGTTACCAAGATGGAGTCCGAAACCCAAGTTCTACTTAGCGAACTTAAAATCAGAGAACCAAACGTTTCTGCCCAACTGAAGAAGCTTTACAGCGACTTTTATGCAGACGCTAAAGAGTTCCTCCAGAGTTTTCTGCCCCTGAACTACGACGCAGACGTTATAGCTCAAACTAAGCATTTAAGCAGCGAAGAAAAAATCGCCCTCTTCACCAAACTCAAACAGGAACACAAAAAAATCGACGCTCAATTAGCCGACAAAGACCCCAAAGCAGCCAAAGCCTTAGTGAAGCTGTTTGATGATTGGGGGCAGAAAGTGGCTTTGATGCGGCTCACTCAAGAATACGAGACCATCAGAGGTCTTCTTGTGTTGAGTGAACTCACAAAAACTTTGGGCTATGATGCGGTTGAGGCTGCGATGGTTCGGGTGAAAGAGGAGTTTGGCAAAAAAACCGTAAACATCGCCCTCGACGTCACATTAAAAGTGGGTATGCGCAGAGAAAAACTGCAATCCGTCATGCTCTCTGATCACTTCATCAACATGACCATGGATGGAGCAACCTTGGACGGCAACATGGAGTTCCTCAACTGCCCCATCCACGGCGGACATCACTATGCCCAAGAAAAAATCGGCGTAGACCCCAAAGTCTCCACACTCTTCTGTAAGCACTTCTGCTTTGCCCACGCTAACGCCATGCTTGACACTGTTTTGCCGTTTCCCTTCACGCTTTGGCAGCCTAAACTCATGGCATCCGACGGCATCTGCCAATACTACCTCAAATTAGCCTATTCACCAAAAGCACAAAAAGCTGAGCGGTTTGTGCCGCTGGTTATGTCTTGGAATGTTACCCGTGAATGCAACATGAAATGCAGCCACTGCTACATCAACGCCACCGAAAAGAAACTCCAAAACGAGTTAACCACGCAGGAGGGCAAGGCGTTGATGGATCAAATCTACGAGGTCAGCAGGCCACTTTTGATTTTAAGCGGCGGCGAACCTCTCTTGCGGCCTGACATCTTTGAACTCATCGAGTACGGCTCCAAGAAGGGGTTGAAGATGGGTTTGGGCAGCACAGGCTACCTCATTGATGATGCGGTGGCCAAAAAACTCAAGACAGCTGGCATCGCGACGGTTTCAATAAGTTTAGATTCACACATCCCGCAACAGCATGATGAATTCCGCGGCGTATCGGGCGCTTGGGAAAAAGCTGTCAACGCCTGCAAAGCTCTGCGTAAAAACGATGTGCTTGTCCAAGTCAACACAACCCTCACTCACGAAAACTATGACCAAATCGACGACATCATGACTCTCGCAGAATCGGTTGGTGTGGAAAACTTCCATCTGTTCTTTTTGGTTCCAACTGGGCGCGGCAAGAAACTCACCGACATATCACCCCAAAAATACGAAGACATGATAACCACCACATTCGCCAAAGTGCACCGCCACCGTCTCAACGTACGACCTTCCTGTGCACCTCAGTTTATGCGCATCGCCAAGGGCATGGGCTTAGACATGAGGCAATGGATCCGTGGCTGCATCGCAGGGATGCATTATTGCCGCATCTACCCCAACGGAGACGTAACCCCCTGCCCCTATCTACCCATCAAACTTGGCAACGTACGGGAGCAAAGCTTCAAAGACATCTGGTTCAACTCCCCCGTGTTCAAGAACCTCCGCAACCCCAACTGCCTCAAAGGTAAATGTGGCGAATGTGAATACAAAATCATATGTGGCGGATGCCGAGCCCGCGCTTATGGTCTTTCAAGTGACTTCATTGATTACTGCGGTGACCTCCATGTTCCAGCGGCGCAGACCAAAGACTACTTAACTGAGGACCCATGGTGTGTTTATGAGCCGAAAAAACGGTAA
- a CDS encoding adenosylhomocysteinase has protein sequence MENYQVKDISLAPQGHLQIEWAAKHMPVLNIIKQRFEKEKPLEGQTLVACLHVTKETAVLIKVLIAGGAKVALCGSNPLSTQDDVAAALADSGVHVYAWRGQNTEDYYKCIEKVLEYKPTITMDDGADVVGMIHSKRQDLIANIKGGTEETTTGVVRLKAMEIDGSLKYPIVAVNEALTKYLFDNRYGTGQSTIDGILRATAVLLAGKNFVVGGYGWCSRGIAMRAQGLGANVIVTEVQPTRALEAVMNGLRVMTMAEAAPIGDIFATATGDINVIRKEHMEKMKDGAIMCNSGHFNVEISIPDLESISVSKRTMRPNMEEYTTKDGRHLYLLGEGRLVNLAAAEGHPSEVMDMSFANQALCSEFVAKSGKLDTKVYNVPKEIDEKIAELKLQSMGIKIDVLTEEQKKYLSTWEMGTT, from the coding sequence ATGGAAAACTATCAAGTAAAAGACATAAGCCTAGCACCTCAAGGTCACTTACAGATTGAATGGGCAGCCAAACACATGCCCGTCCTAAACATCATAAAACAGAGATTTGAAAAAGAAAAACCCCTCGAAGGCCAAACACTCGTCGCTTGCCTGCATGTAACCAAAGAAACCGCAGTACTCATCAAAGTACTAATCGCAGGAGGCGCCAAAGTTGCGTTATGCGGCTCAAACCCGCTCTCAACCCAAGACGACGTAGCCGCAGCACTCGCAGACAGCGGGGTACACGTGTATGCTTGGAGAGGGCAAAACACTGAGGACTACTACAAATGCATCGAAAAAGTCCTCGAATACAAACCAACCATCACCATGGATGACGGCGCAGACGTCGTCGGGATGATCCACAGCAAACGCCAAGACCTCATAGCAAACATCAAAGGCGGAACCGAAGAAACCACAACAGGCGTCGTCCGACTAAAAGCCATGGAAATAGATGGATCACTCAAATACCCAATCGTAGCCGTAAATGAGGCATTAACCAAATACCTCTTTGACAACCGCTACGGCACCGGCCAGAGCACCATCGACGGCATCCTCCGTGCAACCGCGGTTCTGCTGGCTGGCAAGAACTTTGTGGTCGGCGGATACGGCTGGTGCAGCAGAGGCATCGCTATGCGCGCCCAAGGCTTAGGCGCCAACGTCATAGTCACAGAAGTTCAACCCACCCGAGCACTGGAAGCAGTCATGAACGGACTCCGCGTCATGACCATGGCTGAAGCAGCGCCAATCGGCGACATCTTTGCAACCGCAACAGGAGACATAAACGTCATCCGCAAAGAGCATATGGAAAAAATGAAGGACGGCGCAATCATGTGCAACAGCGGCCACTTCAACGTGGAAATCAGCATCCCAGACCTCGAATCAATCAGTGTATCAAAACGCACTATGCGCCCTAACATGGAAGAGTACACAACCAAAGACGGCCGACACCTCTACCTGCTTGGAGAAGGCAGACTAGTCAACTTGGCTGCAGCCGAAGGTCACCCCTCAGAAGTTATGGATATGTCCTTTGCCAACCAAGCGCTTTGTTCAGAGTTCGTTGCAAAATCTGGCAAACTAGACACCAAAGTTTACAATGTACCAAAAGAAATCGACGAAAAGATTGCTGAGCTTAAATTGCAAAGTATGGGCATCAAAATTGACGTGTTGACTGAGGAACAGAAAAAGTATCTTTCAACATGGGAGATGGGTACAACCTGA
- a CDS encoding ATP-binding protein — protein MKESFAAYVERDLEPRSLVITCGLPASYKTGIAEDILSLKRFIVLRSDLIRREVLKNEDVFDEKVAGNMNKRLSVYDEMFRRADELASKTAGGIILDATFVTQDLRERAAEIAAKHGMSLVIMETSCPDEVALNRISRRTKEKYESNALTPEAYFSNKARFEPVNVEALKKKYPKLKIDHLVIDTCRGGLKNLNIIAEEKR, from the coding sequence GTGAAAGAATCCTTCGCCGCCTATGTTGAAAGGGATTTGGAGCCGAGAAGTTTAGTGATAACTTGTGGGTTGCCTGCCAGCTACAAGACAGGAATCGCAGAAGACATCCTCAGCTTGAAGAGGTTTATTGTTCTTCGGAGTGATTTGATTCGGCGTGAGGTTCTAAAAAACGAGGATGTTTTTGATGAAAAAGTGGCTGGAAACATGAATAAGCGACTCTCAGTCTATGATGAGATGTTTAGGCGGGCAGATGAGTTAGCCTCTAAAACCGCGGGAGGTATAATTTTAGATGCGACTTTTGTTACGCAGGATTTGCGGGAACGTGCAGCGGAGATAGCGGCAAAACACGGTATGTCGCTTGTGATTATGGAAACCAGTTGCCCCGACGAAGTCGCGCTAAACCGAATTAGCAGGCGAACTAAAGAAAAATATGAATCCAACGCCCTCACTCCAGAAGCTTATTTCTCGAATAAGGCAAGATTTGAACCGGTAAACGTTGAAGCCTTAAAGAAGAAGTACCCCAAACTAAAAATTGACCACTTAGTCATCGACACCTGCCGAGGCGGCCTGAAAAACCTCAACATTATCGCGGAAGAAAAGAGGTAA
- a CDS encoding PHP domain-containing protein: MNIDLHVHSNASDGKLSAQEIVAEAKARKIGFLSITDHDNIDCQYVAVEEAEKAGIQYITGVELNVTFSNPKYKEGKPFSLDFLGYQFNPDDCALKDKLKLMAKYREERAAKILDNLNAEFQKENIAPLTKEDLRKIEETVEGSLGRPHIADYLVKKGIVASRLEAFNKYLVKCDVPKYPLHLDEASKLVRNAGGKIVLAHPNDSCGTSLLPLTKVPSEQTQIIQDTMLPYIDGVECWHLSHTAETTSHYVAFAKEHGLLMTGGSDCHQKPIIMGTVEVPSWVMEQFKQNF, translated from the coding sequence TTGAACATCGATTTGCATGTCCATTCAAACGCCTCTGATGGCAAACTGAGCGCCCAAGAAATCGTGGCTGAAGCCAAAGCGCGAAAAATAGGGTTCCTCTCGATTACTGACCACGACAACATAGACTGTCAGTATGTTGCAGTTGAAGAGGCAGAGAAAGCAGGCATCCAGTACATCACAGGCGTTGAGTTGAATGTGACTTTTTCGAATCCAAAGTACAAAGAAGGCAAACCGTTTTCGCTGGATTTTCTGGGCTACCAATTCAACCCCGACGACTGCGCCTTGAAAGACAAGCTTAAGTTGATGGCTAAGTACCGTGAAGAGCGGGCAGCCAAAATTCTCGACAACCTCAACGCCGAGTTTCAAAAAGAAAACATTGCTCCGCTGACAAAGGAGGACTTGCGCAAGATTGAGGAAACCGTTGAGGGCAGCTTGGGCAGACCTCACATCGCCGACTACCTCGTCAAAAAAGGCATCGTGGCTAGCCGACTGGAAGCCTTCAACAAGTACCTCGTCAAATGCGACGTCCCAAAGTACCCGCTGCATCTAGATGAGGCCTCAAAACTCGTCAGGAACGCAGGTGGAAAAATTGTTCTTGCCCACCCAAACGACTCTTGTGGAACTTCTCTGCTGCCCCTCACTAAAGTGCCCTCGGAGCAAACGCAGATAATCCAAGACACGATGCTGCCCTACATTGATGGTGTGGAATGCTGGCACCTAAGTCACACCGCCGAAACTACCAGCCACTACGTCGCCTTCGCCAAGGAGCATGGTTTACTGATGACTGGTGGTAGCGACTGCCATCAAAAACCCATTATAATGGGCACCGTTGAAGTTCCCAGTTGGGTTATGGAGCAATTCAAGCAGAATTTTTAG
- a CDS encoding phosphotransferase, giving the protein MQQDNPLVQAMLNPNTYPEPTGKIELIQTHISFVFLTQNYVYKIKKPVNFGFLDFSTLDKRRMYCEKELELNRRLCPEIYLEVVPINKSATLKIKGEGETVEYALKMKRLPQECIMTKLLQEGKIDKKTIDQIAAIVAKFHAKAQTNAEITEVGGIKAVQFNWDENFAQTTKYQGQTVTKADYAAMQTKINSFLTKNKGLFETRMAEGRVRDCHGDLHSGNIFVTDKICIFDAIEFNDRFRYSDVAADVAFLAMDLDYQNRSDLADYFIAQYVGYSKDTQLAVLLPFYKCYRAYVRGKVVSFRLDDPNIKAEEKAAAIKEAQAYFQLAAKYANNL; this is encoded by the coding sequence ATGCAACAAGACAACCCCCTCGTCCAAGCCATGCTAAACCCAAACACCTACCCCGAACCAACAGGCAAAATCGAACTCATCCAAACCCACATCTCATTTGTCTTTTTAACCCAAAACTATGTTTACAAAATAAAAAAACCCGTAAACTTCGGCTTCCTAGACTTCTCAACCTTGGATAAGAGGCGGATGTACTGCGAAAAAGAGCTGGAGCTAAACAGGCGACTTTGCCCAGAAATCTACCTGGAAGTTGTTCCCATAAACAAATCCGCCACCTTAAAAATCAAGGGCGAAGGCGAAACCGTCGAGTACGCCTTAAAGATGAAGCGGCTACCCCAAGAATGCATTATGACTAAACTTCTGCAAGAGGGCAAAATAGACAAAAAAACAATCGACCAAATCGCCGCCATAGTAGCCAAATTCCACGCTAAAGCACAGACAAACGCGGAAATAACCGAAGTCGGCGGCATCAAAGCCGTCCAGTTCAACTGGGACGAAAACTTTGCCCAAACCACCAAATACCAAGGTCAAACCGTCACCAAAGCCGACTACGCCGCAATGCAAACCAAAATTAACAGTTTTCTAACCAAAAACAAAGGCCTCTTCGAAACTCGCATGGCAGAAGGCCGAGTGCGTGACTGTCACGGTGACCTCCACTCTGGCAACATCTTTGTAACAGACAAAATCTGCATCTTCGACGCCATAGAATTCAACGACCGCTTCCGATACAGCGACGTAGCCGCCGACGTAGCCTTCTTAGCCATGGACCTCGACTACCAAAACCGAAGCGACCTAGCCGACTACTTCATAGCCCAATACGTCGGCTACTCAAAAGACACCCAGCTAGCTGTGCTGTTACCTTTTTACAAATGCTACCGCGCCTACGTGCGGGGCAAAGTCGTTAGTTTCAGGCTGGACGACCCAAACATCAAAGCAGAAGAAAAAGCAGCCGCCATCAAAGAGGCACAGGCGTATTTCCAGCTAGCCGCAAAGTACGCAAACAATCTCTAA